One window of the Tachypleus tridentatus isolate NWPU-2018 chromosome 10, ASM421037v1, whole genome shotgun sequence genome contains the following:
- the LOC143230819 gene encoding uncharacterized protein LOC143230819: MSNFRKVSGSTGPKKRSGGKQELTEEQKQDIKEAFNLFDPENSGTIDTKELKFALRALGFEPKKEEIKKMIAEVDKGGIGKIAFDDFLNVMSTRMAEKDINEEIMKAFQLFDDDNTGKISFKNLKRVAKELGENLTDEELQEMIEEADRDGDGEVNQEEFLRIMKKTCLY, from the exons ATGTCTAACTTCAGAAAAGTTAGTGGTTCAACTGGACCTAAGAAGAGAAGTGGAGGAAAGCAAGAATTAACTGAAGAGCAGAAACAAGATATCAAGGAAGCATTCAATCTTTTTGATCCAGAAAACTCAGGAACTATTGATACAAAAGAGCTAAAG tttGCCTTGAGAGCACTAGGATTTGAaccaaaaaaagaagaaattaaaaagatGATTGCAGAAGTTGATAAAGGAGGCATTG gtAAAATTGCCTTTGATGACTTTCTTAATGTAATGTCTACACGAATGGCTGAGAAAGatattaatgaagaaataatgaAAGCCTTCCAACTGTTTGATGATGATAACACTGGTAAGATTTCTTTCAAGAACTTGAAGCGAGTAGCGAAAGAACTAGGAGAAAATCTTACAGATGAAGAGCTACAG GAGATGATAGAAGAAGCTGATAGGGATGGCGATGGAGAAGTCAACCAAGAAGAGTTTCTGCGCATCATGAAGAAAACAtgcttgtattaa